In the genome of Bacillus thuringiensis, the window CTATATCGATCCACAAACGAATGAGCGTTACGTACCATACTGCATCGAGCCATCTTTAGGCGCAGACCGCGTAACATTAGCATTCTTATGTGATGCATATGAAGAAGAGCAATTAGAAAACGATTCTCGTACAGTTCTTCGTTTCCACCCTGCTTTAGCACCATACAAAGCAGCTATCTTACCATTATCTAAAAAGCTATCTGAAGGTGCTACTGAAGTATTCGCAGAATTAGCTAAAGACTTCATGGTAGACTTTGATGAAACTGGTTCTATCGGTAAACGTTACCGTCGTCAAGACGAAATCGGTACACCATTCTGTATCACATACGACTTCGACTCAGTTGAAGACAAAGCTGTTACAGTACGTGACCGTGACACAATGGAACAAGTTCGTATGCCAATTAGCGAACTAAAAGGTTTCTTAGAGAAGAAAATCCAGTTCTAATTATAAAAAAAGAGGCTGCTCATAAGAGCGCCTCTTTTTTACTTTTCACGTTTTTCTTTAATTGCTACTGTACATCTTGATATACATAGTAAATCATCATTTTCATCAATAATGCGAATATCCCAAACCATTGTCGATTGTCCTCTATGTATTGGTGTTCCAATCGCTGTTACAATTCCATCTTTCTTTGATCGAATGTGGTTTGCATTAATTTCTAATCCGAAACAAATACATTTTTCTTGATCAATTAAATTGTATGAACCAACACTTGCCACTGTTTCCGCTAATGCAACCGATGCACCGCCATGTAAAAATCCAAATGGCTGATGCGTACGCTCATCAACAGGCATCGTAGCAACCACCTTATCTTCTGTCATCTCTAACAACTCAATTCCAAGTGAATCCATTAAAGTTTTTGCCATATCGCTTCCTCCTTCTCTTGTTTTAATTAAATGTATAATTTTACCTATTTATTTTCAAACTACTTATAACACTTATATAAGGAGGCTTCACCTAAATGAAACAGAAATTTTGTATATTACTGCTTATGTTCTCCTTGCTGACTATTGTACCAAATTGTGCAATAACAGCCAAAGCATCTAACCTGACAATCGATGTTAAGACTGTAACGCAAAAAGGTAAGAAACCTTATATAGAATATCAAATAAATAGGCCTTCTTTTCACAACTTTTCTGACTCTACATTTCTAAATAAGCTCAATTTATACTACAAAAAATCCACTGACAAATTTAAAAACAAATTAGAAAAAGAAGCAAAAAAATATTATAAAGAAACAGAAGGATCTAGTACACCATTTCATCCGTACGTAGCTAATGTTGATTATAAAATCTCTTTAAACAAACCACCTTTTCTTAGCCTATATGTGAATTACTATCAATATACTGGCGGAGCACACGGTCTTTATGCGTGGAAGGCAAATACATTTGATTTAAACGAAAAAAAGCTACTGCACTTAGACGATTTATTTCAACAAAAAGATAAATATAAAGATGTAATCCGTGCAGAGATTGTAAGACAAATTAAACAAAATGAAAGTATTTATTTTCCTGATGCGACTGAAAAGGTAATGAGTATGAAAAAGTTTCACTTCTTTTTAGAGCCAGACAATCTCGTCATTTATTTCCCTTTATATGAGATTGCTCCGTATTCAAGTGGAATTCCGCAATTCCGTATTCCATATACATTACTAAGGGACTATTTAAAGCCTTCTTATCAAAATATTTTGATTGACAACAAGTAAATATTTTCGCTACGATAATGTTAACCTAAAAACAACAGGAGGTTAACATTATGAGGAGATTACATGTTTTAGATTTAGCATTAGCTGCCATGTTCGTTGCTCTTATGGCCATCGGTGCAAATATTGTATCTTGGGCACCATTCCTTCAAGTAGCGGGCATCCCATTATCTATGCAACCATTTTTCGCAATTTTAGCAGGTCTTCTTCTTGGAAGTAGACTTGGTGCTTTATCCATGGCTGTTTATATGCTCGTTGGCGTAGCAGGCGCACCAATCTTCGCTAACTTCAAAGCTGGATTTGGAGCACTTTTAGATCCTACTGGTGGTTTTATTATCGCATTTATTATCGTTGCTTACGTATCAGGAAAATTAGTAGAACAAAAAGAAAGACCAACATTCATTACATTTGCAATTGCCTCTTTCACAGGAATTATTTTAACTTATATAATCGGTACTACTTACATGTACGGGGCAGTCAATCTCTTTATGGGCGGTAATATGAGTTATAAAGCTGCTTGGATGATTATGATGTGGTTCGCAGTAAAAGATATTGCATTTACAATTATCGGTGCTATTATCGCACCTCGCATATACTATGCTGTGCGTCGTTCTGCTTATCAGCATTCTCATTCGACGATTTCATAATAAAAAAAGAGTTATTGCAGCTTGCTGCAATAACTCTTTTTTTTATATTAAGACTCTTGATTCGATTGTTCTTCTAAAATTTTCTTCATCATTGCAACCATGTCATCACGTAATTCTGGGTGTTGCAGGGCCATTTCAATTGTCGTTTGAACAAATCCTAGCTTTTCACCTACGTCGTAGCGCTTTCCTTCGAAATCGTAAGCAAATACACGTTGAATTTCATTTAAGCTTTGGATTGCATCTGTTAACTGAATTTCACCGCCAGCACCGACATGTTGCTGTTCTAAGAACATAAAGATTTCAGGCGTTAAAATGTAACGGCCCATAATCGCTAAGTTTGAAGGTGCTGTACCTTGTGCTGGTTTCTCAACGAAATTGCGAACTTGGTAACGACGACCTTCTTGTTCTAATGGATCGATAATTCCGTAACGGTGTGTTTCTGTTTCTGGAACAGTTTGTACACCAATAACAGAAGAAAGTGTTTTTTCATACTCATCCATTAATTGACGTAAACATGGTTTCTCAGCTTGGACAATATCATCACCTAGTAACACTGCAAACGGCTCATCACCAATGAATTTACGTGCGCACCAAACAGCATGCCCTAGCCCCTTCGGCTCTTTTTGACGGATATAATGAATATCTACCATTTTTGAAGAAGCTTGTACTTTTTCAAGCAACTCATATTTTTTCTTCTCTAATAAGTTTTGCTCTAGTTCAAATGCGTTATCGAAATGATCTTCGATAGAACGCTTCGTTTTACCAGTAACGATAATAATATCTTCGATGCCCGATTTCACTGCTTCTTCTACAATGTACTGGATCGTTGGTTTATCTACTATTGGTAACATTTCTTTCGGCATTGCTTTCGTTGCTGGTAAAAAACGTGTTCCTAATCCAGCTGCTGGGATTATCGCTTTTCTTACTTTTTTCATCACAAAATACCCTCTCTCCTGTCGGAATTAATAGCAATTATTTCCTACATAAAACAAAAGGGAGATTTCGCTCCCTTTTGTTCCTTACTACTTAAAATTACTTTGTATTATAAACGATTCATAATGTCTTCTTTAATAGTAAGTAACTTTTGTTCACTATTTTGTAAAGAACTATCTTGTACACCGAAGTAGAACTTAATCTTCGGTTCAGTTCCAGATGGACGTAGGCAGAACCATGAACCATCTTCTAATTGATATTTTAACACATTTGATTTCGGTAAGTGAATCTCTTCTTTATGTCCATCTTGTAAAGATGTAACGATACTTGCTTTATAGTCCTCCACTGCTACGACTGTTAAGCCCGCTACTTCTTTCGGAGGATTCTCACGGAACGTCGCCATCATCTCTTGGATTTGTTCCGCTCCATCTTTTCCTTTTAACGTTAACGATACAAGGTCTTCACGGAAGAAACCATACTTCTCAAATACTTCTAATAGACCATCATATAACGTTTTCCCTTGTGATTTGTAGTATGCAGCTACTTCACATGCAAATAGGACAGATTGTACTGCATCTTTATCACGGCAGAATGGACGGATTAAATAACCATAGCTTTCCTCATAACCGAATTGGAATTCGTATTGTCCGCTTTCTTCATACTGTCTAATTTTCTCACCGATAAATTTAAATCCAGTTAACGTATCAACTGTATCTAAACCGTATGCTTTTGCAATTGTACGGCCAATTTCAGACGTTACGATTGTTTTTAATACGACACCGTTCTCTGGAAGCGTTCCGTTTTCTTTCTTTTGAGATAGTAAGTAATCAAGCATTAAAGCACCTGTTTGGTTACCTGTTAATACTTGGAACTCACCATTATGATTACGAACTGCTACACCAAGGCGATCTGCGTCAGGATCAGTTGCGATTAATACATCTGCGCCTACCTTTTCACCGTCACGAATTGCATACTCAAACGCTGCGTGCTCTTCTGGGTTCGGTGATTTTACTGTAGAGAAGTTTGGATCTGGTAACTCTTGCTCTTTTACAACTGTTACATCTGTAAATCCAACTTCTTTTAAACCACGGCGTACAGAAATATTTGATGTTCCGTGTAATGGTGTAAAGACGATTTTTAAGTCTTTACCAACCTTTTGTACCATTTCTTTATTAATGATGACATTGTTCAATTCTGCAGCATATGCATCATCTACTTCTTGTCCAATAATATGTAATAAACCGTCAACTTTTAATTGCTCTACATCAGCGACTTCAACTGTTAATTCATCTTCTACTGCGTTTACGTAGCTAATTAACTCATCTGCCTCTTTTGGAGGCAACTGTCCACCATCTTCACCGTATACTTTATATCCGTTATATTCAGGCGGATTATGGCTTGCCGTAAGAACGATTCCACTTACTGTATGTAAATGACGAACTGCGAAAGAAAGCACTGGCGTTGGACGTAAGCTTTCAAACACATATGTTGTGATACCACGTGCACCAAGTGTAGCAGCGACTTCCATTGCGAACTCAGGTGATTTATGTCGAGAATCATAGGCTACAACAACACCTCGTTTTTTCGCTTCCTCACCTAACTTTTCAATAAAGCTTGCTAATCCTTTTGTTGCTTTACGAACTGTATATACGTTTAAGCGGTTCGTACCAGCACCAAGTTCACCACGCATACCACCTGTGCCGAACTCTAGATTTTTATAAAAGCTATCCTCGATTTTCTTCTCATCTTGCTTCATGTTTTCTAGCTGTTCTTTTAATTCTGCATCTAATTGCGCGTAAGAAAGCCAGCGATCAAATTCTTGTTTCCAATTCATTCTTCTCTCTCCTCTCGCTCGTCATACCTTTATTATATGAAAAAAACATGCTGTATCTCAATATTTTATAAAATCTAGCAGGATTTTACTAGGAATATTTGTATACACTATGGTTAAATACTCCACTAAAGGGAATGAGGATTATGCACGAATGGGGCTTGTCAGAAGAGCTCAAAATACAAACAAAGCAAATGATTGAAATTGCTGAAAAAGAACTATCGATTATGAGGAACGCAATCGATAAAGAAGACGAATGTATTTTATGCAAAATGGAAGATATTCATCATATGTTAGCAAATGTGCAAACATTGGCAGCTACATACTATATTCAGGCATATTTATCACCTTATACGGAAAGTTCATCTTTTATTACGACAGCTATCCAACATTTAAGCGCTAGAAAACATGGTGCTCTTATCGTTGTGGAACGAAATGAGACGCTTGAAGCTTTCATTCAAACTGGAACGACATTAAACGCTCATTTAACTGCGCCATTACTCGAATCAATATTTTACCCAGGTAACCCTCTTCATGACGGTGCCGTTCTCGTAAAAAATAATCATATAGTCTCAGCTGCTAATATTCTTCCTTTAACGAAAAGTACAGAAGTTGATCCTGAGCTAGGAACACGTCACAGAGCTGCAATAGGCTTATCAGAAAAGAGTGATGCACTTATATTAGTTGTCTCTGAAGAAAC includes:
- a CDS encoding DUF3298 and DUF4163 domain-containing protein; translated protein: MKQKFCILLLMFSLLTIVPNCAITAKASNLTIDVKTVTQKGKKPYIEYQINRPSFHNFSDSTFLNKLNLYYKKSTDKFKNKLEKEAKKYYKETEGSSTPFHPYVANVDYKISLNKPPFLSLYVNYYQYTGGAHGLYAWKANTFDLNEKKLLHLDDLFQQKDKYKDVIRAEIVRQIKQNESIYFPDATEKVMSMKKFHFFLEPDNLVIYFPLYEIAPYSSGIPQFRIPYTLLRDYLKPSYQNILIDNK
- the galU gene encoding UTP--glucose-1-phosphate uridylyltransferase GalU, which gives rise to MKKVRKAIIPAAGLGTRFLPATKAMPKEMLPIVDKPTIQYIVEEAVKSGIEDIIIVTGKTKRSIEDHFDNAFELEQNLLEKKKYELLEKVQASSKMVDIHYIRQKEPKGLGHAVWCARKFIGDEPFAVLLGDDIVQAEKPCLRQLMDEYEKTLSSVIGVQTVPETETHRYGIIDPLEQEGRRYQVRNFVEKPAQGTAPSNLAIMGRYILTPEIFMFLEQQHVGAGGEIQLTDAIQSLNEIQRVFAYDFEGKRYDVGEKLGFVQTTIEMALQHPELRDDMVAMMKKILEEQSNQES
- a CDS encoding biotin transporter BioY, which gives rise to MRRLHVLDLALAAMFVALMAIGANIVSWAPFLQVAGIPLSMQPFFAILAGLLLGSRLGALSMAVYMLVGVAGAPIFANFKAGFGALLDPTGGFIIAFIIVAYVSGKLVEQKERPTFITFAIASFTGIILTYIIGTTYMYGAVNLFMGGNMSYKAAWMIMMWFAVKDIAFTIIGAIIAPRIYYAVRRSAYQHSHSTIS
- the cdaS gene encoding sporulation-specific diadenylate cyclase CdaS yields the protein MHEWGLSEELKIQTKQMIEIAEKELSIMRNAIDKEDECILCKMEDIHHMLANVQTLAATYYIQAYLSPYTESSSFITTAIQHLSARKHGALIVVERNETLEAFIQTGTTLNAHLTAPLLESIFYPGNPLHDGAVLVKNNHIVSAANILPLTKSTEVDPELGTRHRAAIGLSEKSDALILVVSEETGRTSFALNGVLYTISL
- a CDS encoding hotdog fold thioesterase encodes the protein MAKTLMDSLGIELLEMTEDKVVATMPVDERTHQPFGFLHGGASVALAETVASVGSYNLIDQEKCICFGLEINANHIRSKKDGIVTAIGTPIHRGQSTMVWDIRIIDENDDLLCISRCTVAIKEKREK
- a CDS encoding phospho-sugar mutase codes for the protein MNWKQEFDRWLSYAQLDAELKEQLENMKQDEKKIEDSFYKNLEFGTGGMRGELGAGTNRLNVYTVRKATKGLASFIEKLGEEAKKRGVVVAYDSRHKSPEFAMEVAATLGARGITTYVFESLRPTPVLSFAVRHLHTVSGIVLTASHNPPEYNGYKVYGEDGGQLPPKEADELISYVNAVEDELTVEVADVEQLKVDGLLHIIGQEVDDAYAAELNNVIINKEMVQKVGKDLKIVFTPLHGTSNISVRRGLKEVGFTDVTVVKEQELPDPNFSTVKSPNPEEHAAFEYAIRDGEKVGADVLIATDPDADRLGVAVRNHNGEFQVLTGNQTGALMLDYLLSQKKENGTLPENGVVLKTIVTSEIGRTIAKAYGLDTVDTLTGFKFIGEKIRQYEESGQYEFQFGYEESYGYLIRPFCRDKDAVQSVLFACEVAAYYKSQGKTLYDGLLEVFEKYGFFREDLVSLTLKGKDGAEQIQEMMATFRENPPKEVAGLTVVAVEDYKASIVTSLQDGHKEEIHLPKSNVLKYQLEDGSWFCLRPSGTEPKIKFYFGVQDSSLQNSEQKLLTIKEDIMNRL